In Acinetobacter sp. C32I, one genomic interval encodes:
- a CDS encoding phosphoglycerate mutase family protein, whose product MQLTLVRHGEASPAINGNDMQRPLTPRGHQQAEQTGQFLKDLIQPEIFVVSPLLRAQETLAHIKAHFHGIPVLICDKIKPDDDAKDAIEWLSKLPYESIAVVCHMNVVAHIEEQLTHEGFNPFALAEARIYDQAVIANGLSTQKNRFTPTL is encoded by the coding sequence ATGCAGTTAACTTTAGTTCGTCACGGTGAAGCGTCTCCAGCTATTAATGGAAACGATATGCAACGCCCACTTACGCCACGTGGGCATCAACAAGCTGAACAAACAGGTCAGTTTTTGAAAGATCTCATCCAACCAGAAATCTTTGTGGTCAGTCCTTTATTACGTGCGCAGGAAACTTTGGCGCATATCAAAGCACATTTTCACGGTATTCCAGTTTTAATTTGCGATAAGATTAAACCGGATGATGATGCCAAAGATGCGATTGAGTGGTTATCCAAATTGCCGTATGAGTCAATTGCTGTAGTGTGTCATATGAATGTGGTGGCACATATTGAAGAACAATTGACACATGAAGGCTTTAATCCGTTTGCATTGGCCGAAGCACGTATTTATGATCAAGCTGTGATCGCGAACGGTTTGTCGACACAAAAGAATCGTTTTACACCAACATTATAA
- the gspL gene encoding type II secretion system protein GspL, with product MLYLWMPETNGTWYWSAGENWLQAHSLEQLIQDLKEHHGKEAVVYFPSRNAQLLQQPMTKAHYKQLGQEGVKYLLEEFVTLPIDQMKVVHHFQNDQLNILGVAQYSIETWQHALSLLPIQIAAFLPDFLLVPEPEQDQVALLNLYDHLLVRENAWSGNSVDDLALYLEFQTAETQYKFANLNAGQLESLATASSKDQRTEFSYQFEQLLRPKQHPFNVLPKAKNAETQWSGYWKAAAAVLLAVIIVQLGYDALRWSKLKKVADQTAAQAIEQYKAWFGEGGRVTEQNLKSSFEGQLRMSQLGDTQALSLLSRVGPILMQKQIVAQQVSYDASTLAMSLKAKSADDLQGLTQQLNQQGFQAELGNVQADSVGAIGVVKVK from the coding sequence ATGCTGTATTTATGGATGCCCGAAACCAATGGAACATGGTATTGGTCGGCAGGGGAAAATTGGTTGCAGGCACATAGTCTTGAACAGTTAATTCAGGACTTGAAAGAGCATCATGGAAAAGAGGCTGTGGTTTATTTTCCAAGCCGAAATGCGCAATTATTACAACAGCCAATGACCAAGGCACATTACAAACAATTGGGACAGGAAGGTGTTAAATACCTCTTGGAAGAGTTTGTCACCTTGCCAATCGATCAAATGAAAGTGGTTCATCATTTTCAAAATGATCAACTCAATATCTTGGGTGTGGCGCAATATTCGATTGAAACATGGCAACATGCACTGAGCCTTTTACCGATCCAGATTGCAGCATTTTTACCAGATTTTTTGCTTGTGCCAGAACCGGAACAGGATCAAGTGGCACTGCTGAATCTTTATGATCATTTACTGGTAAGAGAAAATGCTTGGTCAGGAAACTCAGTAGATGACCTCGCTTTATATCTTGAGTTTCAAACAGCAGAAACGCAGTATAAATTTGCAAACTTAAACGCTGGGCAACTGGAAAGTTTAGCGACGGCATCTAGTAAAGATCAGCGCACTGAGTTTAGTTATCAATTTGAACAATTATTAAGACCGAAGCAGCATCCTTTTAATGTATTACCCAAAGCAAAAAATGCAGAAACGCAATGGTCTGGTTATTGGAAAGCTGCGGCTGCCGTATTGTTAGCTGTGATTATTGTACAACTGGGCTATGATGCGCTGCGCTGGTCGAAGCTGAAAAAAGTTGCGGACCAAACTGCAGCTCAAGCGATTGAGCAATATAAAGCTTGGTTTGGTGAAGGCGGACGAGTGACTGAGCAAAATCTGAAAAGCTCATTTGAAGGCCAACTGCGGATGAGTCAACTTGGTGATACGCAAGCACTGTCATTATTAAGTCGTGTTGGTCCAATCTTGATGCAAAAACAAATTGTTGCGCAGCAGGTGAGTTATGATGCCTCGACTTTGGCAATGTCGCTTAAAGCAAAATCTGCAGATGATTTACAAGGACTAACACAACAATTAAACCAACAAGGTTTCCAAGCTGAGCTCGGTAATGTGCAGGCAGATAGTGTTGGCGCAATTGGGGTGGTGAAAGTAAAATAA
- the gspM gene encoding type II secretion system protein GspM, whose protein sequence is MKALTRLQNGFDQKIEALNEYLQRLSVRERVMVIFTSIFVIVTVIGFALWKTHALADQQQKRLNELKDLTVWMQSNAATMKPAGDSGLTVADKIQRTAQQQGLAVSSQQNGEQIQLVAEHQNYAVLANFLMQLSQAGISIQKMDMVSNNNQIKLTATVQ, encoded by the coding sequence ATGAAAGCATTAACTCGGTTACAAAACGGCTTTGATCAGAAAATTGAAGCATTGAATGAATATCTACAACGTTTATCGGTTCGTGAACGTGTGATGGTGATCTTTACCAGCATTTTTGTCATTGTGACAGTGATTGGTTTTGCGTTGTGGAAAACGCATGCATTGGCAGATCAACAACAAAAACGGTTAAATGAATTAAAAGATCTAACCGTGTGGATGCAGAGTAATGCGGCGACCATGAAACCTGCTGGTGATTCAGGTTTAACTGTAGCGGATAAAATTCAACGTACAGCTCAGCAACAAGGTTTGGCTGTGTCTTCGCAACAAAATGGAGAACAAATCCAGTTGGTGGCTGAACATCAAAACTATGCAGTATTGGCTAACTTTTTGATGCAACTGTCTCAAGCCGGCATCAGTATTCAAAAAATGGATATGGTGTCAAACAATAATCAGATTAAATTAACTGCAACAGTACAATAA
- a CDS encoding quinone-dependent dihydroorotate dehydrogenase, whose protein sequence is MLYSLARPLLFTLAPERAHELTLSMLDKAHKLGFMHQKVAAKPVTCMGIEFPNPVGLAAGLDKNGAHIDALAALGFGFIEIGTITPRPQAGNPQPRLFRIPQAKAIINRMGFNNDGVDKLIENVKASKFKGVLGINIGKNADTPVEDAVSDYLICLEKVYNYASYITVNISSPNTKNLRSLQSGDALTELLQTLKDRQLELADQYNHYVPLVLKVAPDLSSEDIHFIAAQLLQFKIDGLIVTNTTLGRDGVENLPNGNEAGGLSGAPVFEKSTECLGQFAKVLAGQIPLIGVGGILAGEQAVAKQQAGASLVQVYSGLIYTGPTLVKDCVDAMTV, encoded by the coding sequence ATGTTATATTCATTGGCTCGCCCTTTGTTGTTTACTTTAGCGCCAGAGCGTGCACATGAACTGACTCTCTCTATGCTAGATAAGGCCCACAAACTTGGCTTTATGCATCAGAAAGTTGCTGCAAAACCTGTAACCTGTATGGGTATTGAATTCCCTAATCCTGTGGGTCTTGCCGCTGGTCTAGATAAAAATGGTGCACATATTGACGCTTTAGCGGCATTAGGTTTTGGTTTTATCGAAATTGGGACCATTACACCACGCCCACAAGCAGGTAATCCTCAACCTCGTTTATTCCGTATTCCTCAAGCCAAAGCCATTATTAACCGTATGGGGTTTAATAATGATGGTGTGGATAAACTGATTGAAAATGTAAAAGCGTCAAAATTTAAAGGTGTGTTAGGCATCAATATCGGCAAAAATGCGGATACACCTGTTGAAGATGCCGTATCTGACTATTTGATTTGTCTAGAAAAAGTTTATAATTACGCTTCTTATATTACGGTTAACATTTCATCTCCGAATACTAAAAATCTTCGCAGTTTGCAAAGCGGTGATGCGCTGACCGAATTGTTGCAAACTTTAAAAGATCGTCAGCTCGAACTGGCAGATCAATATAATCATTATGTTCCATTGGTGCTTAAAGTCGCACCAGATTTAAGCTCAGAAGATATCCACTTTATTGCAGCGCAGTTATTGCAATTCAAAATTGATGGTTTGATTGTGACCAATACCACCTTAGGCCGTGATGGTGTGGAAAACTTGCCAAATGGGAATGAGGCAGGTGGTTTGTCAGGTGCACCGGTATTTGAAAAGAGTACCGAATGTTTAGGCCAATTTGCTAAAGTTTTGGCGGGTCAAATTCCATTGATTGGTGTCGGTGGCATTTTAGCTGGTGAGCAGGCGGTTGCAAAACAGCAGGCAGGTGCAAGCTTGGTGCAAGTCTATAGTGGTCTCATTTATACTGGCCCAACATTAGTCAAAGACTGTGTTGATGCGATGACTGTGTGA
- a CDS encoding CvpA family protein yields MNTLDIIILVILLIGGLNGLRQGFIKAFANLIGWIFALIIGAKYAVVLAPAMSSLSLDPVVQKIAAFAFIVLIIVVCTWIVSALLNGLLKSLKLGPLNRLAGGAFGSLKGLLIVLIAMQGLGPWVESSPHWKQSKFVQILLPYAPLATELSKDAANQALNQMTSEGALLHRPSQEMDESERASVNERSDHSTKNPFY; encoded by the coding sequence ATGAACACGCTTGATATCATCATTCTGGTCATCTTGCTCATTGGAGGGCTGAACGGTTTGCGTCAAGGATTTATAAAAGCCTTTGCGAACTTGATCGGATGGATATTCGCATTGATCATTGGGGCAAAATACGCTGTGGTGTTGGCACCTGCGATGAGCAGTCTTAGCCTAGACCCTGTGGTGCAAAAAATTGCAGCATTTGCCTTTATTGTGTTGATCATTGTGGTGTGTACATGGATTGTGTCTGCATTACTCAATGGGCTCTTGAAAAGTTTAAAATTGGGCCCATTAAATCGTTTAGCGGGTGGCGCATTTGGTTCCCTCAAAGGACTCCTGATTGTACTCATTGCCATGCAGGGTTTAGGGCCTTGGGTCGAGAGTTCACCGCATTGGAAACAGTCTAAATTCGTACAAATTTTATTACCTTACGCACCTTTGGCGACTGAATTGTCCAAAGATGCAGCAAATCAAGCTTTAAATCAAATGACATCAGAAGGTGCGTTATTACATCGCCCTTCGCAAGAAATGGACGAATCGGAACGTGCTTCTGTGAATGAGCGTTCCGATCATTCGACGAAAAATCCTTTTTATTAA
- the purF gene encoding amidophosphoribosyltransferase, with the protein MCGVVGIAGKSPVNQMLFDALTMLQHRGQDAAGIVTCHQGRLFLRKDNGMVRDVFHTRHMRALLGNYGIGHVRYPTAGSSSSAEAQPFYVNSPYGITLAHNGNLTNAAEIHDDLFKTDLRHMNTDSDSEVLLNVFAHELQKIGTLNPTPEDIFHTVSRVHERCKGAYGVVAMITGHGLVGFRDPNGIRPLVYGSRETEQGVEYIIASESVAITALGFKVERDIAPGEAVFIDANGQLFTKQCAANPEYRPCIFEYVYFARPDATIDGISVYKARLKMGEKLAYKILKEWGEQHDIDVVIPIPDTSRTSALELANILGVKFREGFMKNRYIGRTFIMPGQQQRKKSVRQKLNPVELEFKDKNVLLVDDSIVRGTTCNEIIQMARDSGAKKVFFASAAPMVKYPNVYGIDMPAKTELIASGRTVEEIRENIGADRLIFQDLEDLKNAVRTSKVPDLTEFDCSVFDGVYVAGGIDKEYLDALEQKRSDSAKKKSDGYIDVNIDAASVDLTGIKEE; encoded by the coding sequence ATGTGTGGAGTTGTTGGGATAGCCGGTAAATCACCAGTGAACCAAATGTTATTTGATGCCTTAACGATGCTGCAACATCGAGGACAAGATGCTGCAGGGATCGTAACCTGCCATCAAGGGCGTTTATTCCTCCGCAAAGATAACGGTATGGTACGCGATGTATTCCATACTCGTCATATGCGTGCATTGCTTGGAAACTATGGGATTGGGCATGTTCGCTACCCAACTGCCGGTTCATCAAGTAGCGCTGAAGCGCAACCCTTCTATGTAAACTCACCCTATGGTATTACCCTTGCTCACAATGGTAATTTGACCAATGCTGCTGAAATTCATGATGACCTGTTCAAAACAGATTTACGTCACATGAACACCGATTCTGATTCTGAAGTTTTACTGAATGTGTTTGCACATGAGTTACAGAAGATCGGTACTTTAAATCCAACACCAGAAGATATTTTCCACACCGTATCTCGTGTACATGAGCGTTGCAAAGGTGCTTATGGCGTTGTGGCAATGATCACTGGTCACGGCTTGGTTGGCTTCCGTGATCCAAACGGGATTCGTCCTTTGGTTTATGGTTCGCGTGAAACTGAGCAGGGTGTTGAATATATTATTGCCTCTGAATCAGTTGCGATTACTGCGCTTGGTTTTAAAGTCGAACGTGATATTGCACCGGGTGAAGCAGTTTTTATTGATGCTAATGGTCAGTTATTCACCAAGCAATGTGCTGCAAATCCTGAATATCGTCCATGTATTTTTGAGTATGTGTACTTTGCGCGTCCAGATGCAACCATTGATGGTATTTCTGTCTATAAAGCCCGTTTAAAAATGGGTGAGAAGCTGGCGTACAAGATTCTGAAAGAATGGGGTGAGCAACACGATATTGATGTGGTGATTCCAATTCCAGATACCAGTCGTACTTCTGCTTTAGAATTGGCGAATATTCTAGGTGTGAAATTCCGTGAAGGTTTTATGAAAAACCGTTATATCGGACGTACCTTCATTATGCCAGGTCAGCAACAACGTAAAAAATCAGTACGTCAAAAGCTAAACCCTGTTGAGCTTGAATTTAAAGACAAGAATGTGTTGTTGGTCGATGACTCAATTGTTCGCGGCACCACGTGTAATGAAATCATTCAAATGGCACGTGACTCTGGTGCGAAGAAGGTATTCTTTGCTTCTGCTGCGCCGATGGTAAAATATCCAAATGTCTATGGTATTGATATGCCAGCCAAGACAGAGTTGATTGCATCAGGCCGTACCGTCGAAGAAATTCGTGAAAATATTGGTGCAGACCGTTTAATTTTCCAAGATTTGGAAGATTTGAAAAATGCAGTGCGTACCAGCAAGGTACCTGATCTCACTGAATTTGATTGTTCAGTCTTTGATGGCGTCTATGTTGCGGGTGGTATCGACAAAGAATACCTCGATGCACTTGAGCAAAAGCGTAGTGACTCAGCGAAAAAGAAATCAGATGGCTATATCGATGTGAATATTGATGCAGCCTCAGTTGATCTTACTGGGATTAAAGAAGAGTAA
- a CDS encoding M48 family metalloprotease — protein MKEMSHYLIENKNIAWSVSFCLLAMLLTVFILNLILGLVVHFFDYSQPIWWHVLSPYFIVLLIFVLVWSVGAELYVLREGGHSLAKQLKARRLVFDESTPEESTALKVVEQVAKSFDIDTPAVYVLPDEVGVNALTAGFRSQDIVIILTWGALQNLDELELYGLLSYEFNQILSGEAVENTKLKILYSGLTTFSQWGSKLAQAGYNPYATTYRNKFETIFVAIGGVIWLIGSLGILITRCIKYLTLSGRTFRNDLKTMRLMNNNANIQTLLRIYVHHSGSQIHSAYSESISHMCFANSLSPQSWMNIHPSIKERIYELNPTLLQDLQLENLRKLRNRPLFSLFRSLEEESAELTLPWSSPQPLPLLRLSPISFALNDAIKPLNPEVRKNKKRPELIQRAMQTATGSREVMVAILMIRQYREFIPQEAPVSHAIVDALLNLDGRIHVQIFHDACKNIGHMPTSIARQFLTKLACIIQEDGEVGLLDALLLERVKQELNLMPAHLPAAFEDVKSQIVHLIDALLHVQQINSPNQLEVRERILQMLLTADEMQTYADISDEPLDLAEILNDVSGLLLRDRLNILSIAERCLWNDRIITQDELDVLELLYWRLGFDTHEVVEQMQKKNSLMII, from the coding sequence TTGAAAGAAATGAGCCATTATCTAATTGAAAATAAAAATATTGCATGGTCAGTCAGTTTCTGTCTTCTTGCAATGTTGCTTACTGTCTTTATTCTCAATTTAATTTTGGGGTTGGTTGTCCATTTCTTTGATTATTCACAACCAATCTGGTGGCATGTCCTCAGTCCCTATTTTATAGTCTTACTGATTTTTGTTTTAGTGTGGTCTGTCGGTGCGGAACTTTATGTACTGCGAGAAGGCGGTCATTCTCTGGCAAAACAACTCAAAGCACGTCGTTTGGTCTTTGATGAAAGTACGCCAGAAGAAAGCACCGCATTAAAAGTGGTCGAGCAGGTTGCTAAAAGCTTTGATATCGATACCCCCGCAGTCTATGTGCTCCCCGATGAAGTTGGGGTAAATGCCTTAACCGCAGGATTTAGATCACAGGATATTGTGATTATTCTGACATGGGGGGCATTACAAAATCTGGATGAGCTTGAGCTGTATGGTTTGCTCAGTTATGAATTTAACCAGATTTTATCAGGTGAAGCGGTTGAAAATACCAAGCTGAAAATTTTATATAGTGGCCTGACTACTTTTAGTCAGTGGGGCAGTAAATTGGCTCAGGCGGGCTATAACCCTTATGCGACGACTTATCGAAATAAGTTCGAAACCATCTTTGTTGCGATTGGTGGGGTAATTTGGCTGATTGGGAGTTTGGGGATTCTCATTACTCGCTGTATCAAATATCTCACTTTAAGTGGTCGTACCTTCCGCAATGATCTTAAAACCATGCGTTTGATGAATAACAATGCCAATATTCAAACCTTGTTACGGATTTATGTGCACCACTCAGGATCGCAGATTCATAGTGCTTATTCTGAGTCGATCTCACATATGTGCTTTGCTAACTCACTGAGTCCACAAAGCTGGATGAACATTCATCCGAGTATCAAAGAGCGGATTTATGAGCTGAATCCAACTTTATTACAGGACCTCCAATTAGAGAATTTAAGAAAGCTGCGTAATCGCCCTTTATTTAGTTTATTCCGTTCATTAGAAGAAGAAAGTGCCGAGCTGACATTGCCGTGGAGTTCACCACAGCCATTGCCTTTGTTGCGTTTATCTCCGATTAGTTTTGCACTCAATGATGCAATCAAACCGCTCAATCCAGAAGTACGTAAAAATAAAAAACGTCCTGAATTAATTCAGCGAGCGATGCAGACCGCAACAGGTTCGCGTGAGGTCATGGTTGCGATTTTGATGATTCGTCAATACCGTGAATTTATTCCGCAGGAAGCCCCTGTGAGCCATGCCATTGTCGATGCGTTATTAAATCTGGACGGCCGTATTCATGTGCAAATTTTCCACGATGCCTGTAAAAATATCGGGCATATGCCAACCAGCATTGCGCGTCAGTTCTTGACCAAGCTGGCTTGTATTATTCAAGAAGACGGCGAGGTGGGCTTGCTTGATGCCTTATTATTGGAACGTGTGAAACAAGAACTGAATTTAATGCCTGCACATTTGCCTGCGGCATTTGAAGATGTGAAATCCCAAATTGTGCATTTGATTGATGCACTGTTACATGTCCAACAGATTAATAGCCCAAATCAGCTCGAAGTCCGTGAACGCATTCTGCAAATGCTTCTAACAGCAGATGAAATGCAAACCTATGCCGACATTTCAGACGAGCCACTCGATTTGGCTGAGATTCTCAATGACGTTTCTGGTTTATTGTTGCGTGACCGACTCAACATTCTGTCGATTGCAGAAAGATGCCTGTGGAATGATCGAATCATTACTCAAGATGAACTCGATGTGCTAGAACTTTTGTATTGGCGTTTGGGCTTTGATACCCATGAAGTGGTTGAACAAATGCAAAAGAAAAATAGTCTGATGATTATTTAA
- a CDS encoding undecaprenyl-diphosphate phosphatase — protein sequence MEHIEILKALFLGFIEGLTEFLPISSTGHLILFGHMIDFHSDDGRVFEVVIQLGAILAVCWLYRQKIFDLVKGFFSGDAEARHFAFSVLLAFIPAVVIGIFAVDFIKSVLFSPLVVAFALIIGGLIIFWVESKNFDHKTTDATKITYKQAFLVGCAQCVAMIPGTSRSGATIVGGMFAGLSRKAATEFSFFLAMPTMLGAAVFDLARNADVLTQDNMLNIGVGFVAAFISALLVVSALVKFVERHTLRVFAWYRIVLGIILLFVFL from the coding sequence ATGGAACATATTGAAATTTTAAAGGCCTTATTTTTAGGCTTTATTGAGGGTCTTACCGAATTCTTACCCATTTCAAGTACAGGTCATTTGATTTTATTTGGTCATATGATCGACTTTCATTCTGATGATGGTCGCGTGTTTGAAGTTGTTATTCAGCTTGGTGCAATTTTGGCTGTGTGCTGGCTATATCGTCAAAAGATTTTTGACTTGGTTAAAGGTTTCTTTAGTGGGGACGCAGAAGCTCGGCATTTTGCTTTTAGTGTCTTACTCGCTTTTATTCCAGCCGTTGTGATTGGTATTTTTGCAGTTGATTTTATTAAGAGTGTTTTGTTTAGTCCACTTGTAGTGGCATTCGCTTTGATTATTGGTGGTTTAATCATTTTCTGGGTTGAGTCTAAGAACTTTGACCATAAAACGACAGATGCAACCAAAATTACCTACAAACAAGCATTTTTAGTGGGTTGCGCCCAGTGTGTCGCGATGATTCCAGGGACATCTCGTTCAGGTGCAACTATTGTCGGGGGGATGTTCGCGGGCTTGTCTCGTAAGGCTGCAACTGAGTTTTCCTTCTTCTTGGCCATGCCTACCATGTTGGGGGCAGCAGTCTTTGACTTAGCACGTAATGCGGATGTATTGACGCAAGACAATATGTTGAATATCGGCGTTGGTTTTGTGGCAGCCTTTATTTCAGCGCTGTTGGTGGTGAGTGCATTGGTGAAGTTTGTGGAACGCCATACTTTGCGTGTGTTTGCTTGGTACCGTATTGTGCTCGGTATTATCTTATTGTTTGTGTTCCTATAA